The genomic region GTCGACCTGGCCGGACTCCTGGCCGGGGTGGAGACCGCCCACCTCGTCGCCAAGCCGCTCCTGATGCCCCTGCTCGCCGCCTGCGCGGCGGCGCGCGGCGGTCCCCGGCTGCTCGTCGCCGCCCTGTTGTGCGGATGGGCCGGGGACGTGCTGCTGATGCCCGGCTCGGAGGCCGCCTTCCTCGCCGGCATGGCCTGCTTCGCGGCGGGCCATGTCTGCTATCTCCTGCTCTTCGGCCGCACCCGTCTCCGGCCTGCCGCGGGACTCGCGTACGCCGCCGCCCTGGTGGCCTTCCTCGCCTACCTCTGGCCCGGGCTGCCGGGCGAGCTGCGGATCCCGCTGACCGGATACAGCCTGCTGCTCGCGGCCATGGCCTGGCGGGCCGGCGCGCTCGGACGGTACGCCGCGCTCGGCGGCGCGCTCTTCCTGCTCTCCGACGCGCTCATCGCCACCGGCATCGCCGACAGGCCACAGCTCCCCGCCCACGACTTCTGGATCATGCTGACCTATCTGGCCGCGCAGTACCTGCTCACCAGGGGGGCGCTCGGCGGGACAGCGGATTCCACCGGCGCCGCCCCCGGGGCGCACCGTGAGGGGAGTATCAGAATCTGAGACGAGCGGGACCCTCACGCGTGCGCGCCACCGTGATCCGTGCCCCCCACGACATCCGTGCGGAGGCGGTGCCCGACGCCGGGAGGGGCCGGGGACAGCTGTCCCCGGCCCCTCCCTCATGCTTCACCAGCGGACGGCGTCCAACGCGTCCCCTCATGCTTCACCAGCGGACGGCGTCCAACGCGTCCACGACACCGGCTCCGTAGAAGCCGTTGTACTGCTTGCCGCCCTCGCAGACGGCGTCGACGGTGCCGTCACCGTCGATGTCGTACGGCGCTCCGCACGCCGTGGCGTCGGCCTGGAGCGTCAGCAGTGCCTTCACCGCGCCCGCCGAGGCGCGCGGGTGGGTCGACTTGATCAGGGCCGCCACACCCGCGACGTGCGGGGACGCCATCGACGTACCGGCCTTGTAGTTCCAGCCGCCGCCGACCGTCGTCGACAGGATCAGGCCGCTGACGGCAGGTGCCTCCGGCGTCTGGTAACGCGTCGAGTCACCGCCCGGAGCGGCCACGTCGATGACACCGAGACCGTAGTTGGAGTAGGAGGACTTCAGGCCCTTCGCGCCGGTCGCGGAGACCGTCACGACACCCGGCAGCATGGTCGGGATGTCGGGGCAGGCGCTCGGGTCGACCGTACGGGTGACCGTCGTCGTGTCGTTGGGGCTCGTCGTGTCCTCGATGGCGTCGAGCGCCAGGTCGTGGTCGGAGTTGCCGGCCGCGGCGACGTTCACGACGCCCTTGCCCTCCGCGTAGCGGGTGGCGCGGGTGACGGCCTCCACCAGGGCGCCCTGGTCGGGGTCGTTCTTGCAGTTGAAGAGCCACGGGTCGGTGTAGTAGCTGCTGTTCGTCACGTCGACGCCGTGCTCGGCGGCCCAGACGAAGCCGCAGACGACGGCCTCCGTGTAGAAGAACCCGGCAGGCGTGGACACCTTGATACCGGAGACCTTCACACCGGGCGCGACGCCGGTGACCCCGGTGCCGTTCTTCGCCGCGGCTATGGTGCCCGCGACATGCGTGCCGTGGTCGCTCTCACCGGCAGCGGGCCGCCAGGCGCCGTCCGTGGTGTCCGGGGCGCCGGACACACAGTTCACCGAGGCCTTGCGGTCGAAGTTCGGGGCCAGGTCCGGGTGCGTGTCGTCCACGCCGGTGTCGATGACGCCGACCGTGACCTTGCTGCTGCCGAGCGACTTCTTGTGCGCCTGGTCCGCCTTGATGGCCGGCAGGTCCCACTGCAGCGGCTCCAGCGGGTCCTGTCCCGCCGCCGCGTCCTTCGACGCCGCCCGCGCCTCCGCGGCGGTGAGGGGCTGCTCGACCCCGATGTCCTTCGTCGCCTGCGGAACGATCGGGGCGGTGCGCGTGGCGCCCGCCGACCGGACGCCCCTGGCCTTGCGGATCGTCGCTCCGAAGTCCGGGTTCTGCGAGTGGACGACGATGACGCCTATCTTGTCGTACGACGTCACGACGGTTCCGCCCGCCGCGGCTATCGCCTTCCGCACCTGCTTGACGGTGCCGTGGCCTGCCTGCGTGTTCACGACGTAGGACAGCTTGGGGCCGTCCGCGGGAACCACCGCGGCCGGCTCGTCCGCGGGTGCCGCGGCCGCGGTCCCCGTCGGGAGGAAGCCGAGCGAGGCCGTGAGCGCCAGTCCGACGGGCAGCGTGAGTACGCGAGTCCGTCTGGATGCCAGATGAGCCATGGGTTCTCCACATCATCCGTGCCGTGGGCCGGACACCGGTGTGTCCGTCCGGTACATGACCAGTGAAGTTATCGCTGATCTTCCCGGCGCATCAATGAATACGGGCAAGTGAGTTCGAGGTGTGACCTGTGGGAGTCGCGTCCAGGGGAGCCAACCCGAGAAGGCCGAACCTGCGGTGAACCGCTTCGCCGCGCTCTCCGTGCCGTTGCACAGGGAGCCGTGCGTCACCCCCCCTCATGCAGAGGACTCCCCTTGAAATCCACCGTTCCCACCACCGCACCCGCGTCGCGAGGAGAATCCGTGGCCACCGAAGCACCGCCGCCCCAGACCCCTGAGGACGGCAGTCCCGTCCAGCCCACGACCGAGGCGTTCATCAAGGAGCAGAACAGCCCGGAGTTCACCGAACTGCGCCGCTCCCACCGCTCCTTCGCCTTCCCGCTGACCGTCGGCTTCATCGCCTGGTATCTGCTGTACGTGCTGCTGTCCAGCTACGCCGACGACTTCATGAGCAAGATCGTCTTCGCGAACTTCAACGTCGCCTTCGTGTTCGGCCTCGCCCAGTTCGCCACCACGTTCCTCATCGCCTGGTTCTACTCGCGCCACGCCACGAACAAGCTCGACCCGCAGGCGGCGGCCATCAAGTCCCGTCTGGAGGCCGACGCATGAGCGCCGCGCACACCTCGCACGCCGTGATCCAGCTCGCCGCGGAGACGTCATCGACGAGCGAGCACCGGCCGTTGATCATCACCCTCTTCGCGGTCTTCGTCGCGGCGACCCTGGGCATCACCGTCTGGGCCGGCCGGCAGACCAAGAGCGCGTCGGACTTCTACGCGGGCGGGCGGCAGTTCACCGCCTTCCAGAACGGCCTCGCCGTCTCCGGCGACTACATGTCGGCGGCGTCCTTCCTCGGCATCGCCGGTGCCATCGCGCTCTTCGGCTACGACGGCTTCCTCTACTCCATCGGCTTCCTCGTCGCCTGGCTCGTGGCCCTGCTGCTCGTCGCCGAACCGCTGCGCAACTCGGGCCGCTACACCATGGGCGACGTCCTCGCCTACCGGATGCGTCAGCGGCCGGTGCGCACCGCCGCGGGCGTCTCCACCATCGTCGTGTCGATCTTCTACCTGCTGGCCCAGATGGCGGGGGCCGGCGTCCTCGTCGCCCTGCTGCTCGGCATCACCAGCGACGCGGGCAAGATCCTCATCGTGGCGCTGGTCGGCGTGCTCATGATCCTCTACGTCACCATCGGCGGCATGAAGGGCACCACCTGGGTGCAGATGGTCAAGGCCGTGCTGCTCATCGCGGGCGCCCTGCTGATGACCCTGATGGTGCTGTGGAAGTTCGACTTCAACGTCTCCGACCTGCTCGGCACCGCCGCGGAGAAGAGCGGCCACGGCTCGGCGTTCCTGGAGCCCGGCCTCAAGTACGGCGTCACCGACGTGTCCAAGCTGGACTTCATCTCGCTCGGCATCGCGCTCGTCCTCGGCACCGCCGGTCTCCCGCACATCCTGATCCGCTTCTACACCGTCCCGACCGCCAAGGCCGCCCGTAAGTCCGTGAACTGGGCCATCGGCATCATCGGTGCCTTCTACCTGATGACGATCGCCCTCGGCTTCGGCGCCGCGGCACTCATCGGACCCGAGGAGATCAAGGCGAAGAACCCGGCGGGCAACGCGGCGGCACCCCAGCTCGCCGAGTACCTCGGCGGACTCGGCACCACCGGGGGCGCCGTCATGCTCGCCGTGATCTCCGCCGTCGCCTTCGCCACGATCCTCGCCGTCGTCGCGGGGCTCACCCTCGCCTCCTCGTCCTCCTTCGCCCACGACATCTATGCCAACGTCATCCGCAGGGGGAAGGCCACCGAGAAGGAGGAGATGAGCGCGGCCCGCTGGGCCACCGTCGCCATCGGCGTCGTCTCCATCGGCCTCGGTGCGATGGCACGCGACCTGAACGTCGCGGGGCTCGTGGCCCTGGCCTTCGCCGTCGCCGCGTCGGCCAACCTGCCGACGATCCTCTACAGCCTCTTCTGGAAGCGCTTCACCACCCAGGGCGCCCTCTGGTCCATCTACGGCGGTCTCGCCTCGTCCGTCATCCTGGTGCTGTTCTCCCCGGTCGTCTCGGGGAAGGCCAGCTCCATGTTCCCGGACGTGGACTTCGCCTGGTTCCCCCTGGAGAACCCGGGCCTCATCTCCATCCCCCTGGGCTTCCTGCTCGGCTGGGTCGGCTCGGTCCTCTCCAAGGAGGAGCCGGACAAGGGCAAGTACGCGGAACTCGAGGTCAAGTCCCTCACCGGCACCGGAGCCCACTGACCGGTCCTGCCGCCCGGCCGCGCCACCACGGGCCCCGTCGTAGAGACCTACGACGGGGCCCCGCCGCAC from Streptomyces sp. QL37 harbors:
- a CDS encoding S8 family serine peptidase — protein: MAHLASRRTRVLTLPVGLALTASLGFLPTGTAAAAPADEPAAVVPADGPKLSYVVNTQAGHGTVKQVRKAIAAAGGTVVTSYDKIGVIVVHSQNPDFGATIRKARGVRSAGATRTAPIVPQATKDIGVEQPLTAAEARAASKDAAAGQDPLEPLQWDLPAIKADQAHKKSLGSSKVTVGVIDTGVDDTHPDLAPNFDRKASVNCVSGAPDTTDGAWRPAAGESDHGTHVAGTIAAAKNGTGVTGVAPGVKVSGIKVSTPAGFFYTEAVVCGFVWAAEHGVDVTNSSYYTDPWLFNCKNDPDQGALVEAVTRATRYAEGKGVVNVAAAGNSDHDLALDAIEDTTSPNDTTTVTRTVDPSACPDIPTMLPGVVTVSATGAKGLKSSYSNYGLGVIDVAAPGGDSTRYQTPEAPAVSGLILSTTVGGGWNYKAGTSMASPHVAGVAALIKSTHPRASAGAVKALLTLQADATACGAPYDIDGDGTVDAVCEGGKQYNGFYGAGVVDALDAVRW
- a CDS encoding cation acetate symporter, producing the protein MSAAHTSHAVIQLAAETSSTSEHRPLIITLFAVFVAATLGITVWAGRQTKSASDFYAGGRQFTAFQNGLAVSGDYMSAASFLGIAGAIALFGYDGFLYSIGFLVAWLVALLLVAEPLRNSGRYTMGDVLAYRMRQRPVRTAAGVSTIVVSIFYLLAQMAGAGVLVALLLGITSDAGKILIVALVGVLMILYVTIGGMKGTTWVQMVKAVLLIAGALLMTLMVLWKFDFNVSDLLGTAAEKSGHGSAFLEPGLKYGVTDVSKLDFISLGIALVLGTAGLPHILIRFYTVPTAKAARKSVNWAIGIIGAFYLMTIALGFGAAALIGPEEIKAKNPAGNAAAPQLAEYLGGLGTTGGAVMLAVISAVAFATILAVVAGLTLASSSSFAHDIYANVIRRGKATEKEEMSAARWATVAIGVVSIGLGAMARDLNVAGLVALAFAVAASANLPTILYSLFWKRFTTQGALWSIYGGLASSVILVLFSPVVSGKASSMFPDVDFAWFPLENPGLISIPLGFLLGWVGSVLSKEEPDKGKYAELEVKSLTGTGAH
- a CDS encoding DUF485 domain-containing protein is translated as MATEAPPPQTPEDGSPVQPTTEAFIKEQNSPEFTELRRSHRSFAFPLTVGFIAWYLLYVLLSSYADDFMSKIVFANFNVAFVFGLAQFATTFLIAWFYSRHATNKLDPQAAAIKSRLEADA
- a CDS encoding lysoplasmalogenase, whose amino-acid sequence is MTPRAGAPRLVRPLLVAYLAVAAVDLAGLLAGVETAHLVAKPLLMPLLAACAAARGGPRLLVAALLCGWAGDVLLMPGSEAAFLAGMACFAAGHVCYLLLFGRTRLRPAAGLAYAAALVAFLAYLWPGLPGELRIPLTGYSLLLAAMAWRAGALGRYAALGGALFLLSDALIATGIADRPQLPAHDFWIMLTYLAAQYLLTRGALGGTADSTGAAPGAHREGSIRI